A window of Geotrypetes seraphini chromosome 16, aGeoSer1.1, whole genome shotgun sequence genomic DNA:
GAATTGGTAAGTCTGATTTGGGGGGAAAATGAATCAATTCtgtgaagtgaatcagtgaattgattcaaaGTGGTAAATTGGACAGCTCTAGTAGGCAGAAACTTAAGGGGCTTCCTTATTTATAGTAAGTGTGGGTTCCGCTACGGTATCCTGAAGCAGTAGCATAAGATCTAAAGAATATTTATTCAAGATTGCTGCTCACAtatctaaaaacaaacaaactgtgaTGTCTAAATATATTCTAAGCTCTTTAGTAATCCACAGTGCTAAAGGCCCTgaagcccttagagatttaaagggcttcggggctgttgccgcgtggctttgtaaaagaggccgttcgCTGTATGACATGTTCTATTAGAGACATGGGTAGATTTTCTAAATggtgcccaaaattagatcaaacACGGGCAAAGCAGAAGGGGGAACCTGTATTCCACCAACGAGATCGAGAGACGAAAACACAAAGTGGAACATGAGTTTCTGGATGCCCAGGACAATTCCAGACTTTATAGTCTAcggtccagaaatatcaaagaagagacacgttcatctaatcatgtattttataATGGGTATAacgtatgggcagactggatggactgttctaAGGTCAACTGATCAAAAGCTTCTGtttattccctccataaaagacttTTATTACACCCGGAAAATAAACTTCGCAGTAGCTGCCCCAACGTTATGGAATTCTCtaccacagcaactccgcgatgaacaacatctaaacaaatttaagataagcctaaagacttttttattttgtgacgCATTCGGCTGTGTTTAGACTTACcttctgttttccttttcttaaaaaatttttattatttccttttctcttttaagcaaccaaccgctttaacaaagcgaccctaccctatacgttttatcccattcccactttctccttttcttctcaaatatgtaacttttcccctcctttcccttttaccctcactttcaagtttgtctagttaatGTTATCAATGTTCActctatttattttatctttcttctttcttacctttttaaaattttattgttaaccggccagatatttgttgatggtcggtatattaaaagctaataaacttgaaacttgaactttatctgccgtcatttactatgtatgttactactATGTATTTATATTGTTTATTAAttcacttagggcctgttttacaaagccccgaagtcctttaaatctctatgggcttcggggctgttaccgcgctgcagccgctagcgcagtttgtaaaacaggcccttagccaTATTAAAACAAAATGAAGCAACCTCAGGATTTATTTAGGTACAAAAGTGAGACtcagaccctacatggtccgtaaTTCAGCAAATTCtcagccttcatcaggggtcctaaataTATTGACATGAGTTGTGTGGTACCTAATACCTCAGACCAACTTCTAGAATATGTTGCGTGCGAGGAAAATCTTTCGAATGAAAGTGAAACAAAATTAGATGCCGAGATGATCTGtgttaaggccctgattctataaatgggcatgcCTAGTTGATCTAGGCATCAAACTCAATTAAAAGGTTTAATCAGTGCCAGTAATTAACCATTAACACCTTGTAACTGacataaattgcacttaattggatggtagttTAATACAATCTATAGTAGCTCttaccattttttttatttttatatccaGATCTACTTTATTGGAAATAGCAAATAGAAAGATATTTTAAGAGTTAGCATGGTTCATAGTCTGTCGCGCCCGAGACACCAGTGCGccaacaatccagcgctgacaattcggcgcaagaaagaagtgcgctgtggaaaaacaattttaaagagctccgaagtgggtgtgagtggggacccccccactttactgcatagtttttgcgctgctgttgggggggggttgagggggttggaaccctgcattatagagaaaactgaactttttccgattttttacaggaaaagttccattttctctttaATGTGGGGGTTTGCACCCCCCCCAACGTCAGCATGAACacgatgcagtaaagtgggggattccccccacactccctgtcggagctctttaaaatgaagttttcccacagcgcgcttctttcttgcgctgaattgtcggcgcgctggtgtctggcgcgagATTAGCATTGGGCCCCTTCTTTTTGCCACAGGTTGGAACCACATTGACAAAGCGATGGTTGTTTTGCATGCGCCGCTTGGCACGCCccgtcttctttttcttcttctcctgctTGGCAACTTTGGGAGTTTGACCTCTGACTTTCCCAGCACGGGCTAAAGACCCATGAACTTTACCTCCCAGCATACGACCAGCAACTTCCAGGGTGGCTAGGACGCTGATGCCACATTGCTCAAGAGTTGCCTTATCTTCTAAGGGTGTTCCGCCTAGCAACAGCCCTTGGTCTTCAGCAGCAAGGCCCTCAAGGGTGTGCAGGCTCTGTGCACGCACAAAAAGCTGCATGGTTTTCACGCCGACACGCCGCGGCCTCACAAGATGGAGGAAGTTGCGAGATCTATCGAcggattaaaaaagaaaaattctcagcccaaccatgaagagaatgacgtggatatggttcaatcaatgatctgaagcaacGTCAAAACCTAGAATTTTCTTTCTGCAAATCGGCACTtattgaaataagataacactcttttcagctgcgGTGgccaaataacgctcagaatttaggaagttggttggttgggctgagaacttttcagcacccctttgtagcaacattccagagctggtatcgtgacatcataatgcctcattccaccagtgcctaagagttaaactcatcagtgatgtcacaatggctcgatggtcctatacttggctcacatcagAGCATAAGAGCTActgtactgggtcagatcaatgagcCATCTAGCctaatttcctgtttccaacagtggccaatccaggtcacaagtacctggcagaaatccaaatagtttgagaggctgctgaaaagttctcagcgcaGAGCATGTAAGGGTTTAGGATTTTGTAGTCTGGACGCTAGGTTTTGCAGTTCTgagatgtagagaatgacacggtgacaaaattcattaccgtccccgtccccgcggataaccgcggtaaacaatcttcatgtcattctttaaggagagagggaagaatcagagtatgaatggccacaaccactgacccacaagctttgctttgaagaatgccggtgtagaaggactgaggtgaaatagacattagaaaatgacatgggattatttcccgcggttatccgcagggacgggaacggtgatgaattttgtcaccgtgtcattctctactgagacGTAAACAGTTTTGTGCATTAGCAATAAgattttgaatttcaccctgctctcaatcgggagccagtgtaactcttttaATAATGGGGTGGCACTGGTCTAACTCAATTTACCTAGCAAAAACCTAGCTGTGGCATTTTGTATTGTTTGGATCTTCCATTATGGCACCTATTTTGAGGCACCGATTTATACAATGGTCACCGTAGCTCCCACCTTTCCCTAATAACATCATAATTCATTCAGATTTACAATATCTTTCAATGGAAATTCTACTTTAAAAAATAGTCAAGGGCAAAATAATTCCAATTTTAGGGAGTAAATTAAGGAACAGAGAGAGCAAGTGATTTTCAGAACAGTTGTATCTTTTTTATTAAATGGACAGGAAATTAGCTCCTTTGCAAATTGAATAAAGACACTTTCCTGCCTCCCAACTTTTTCATGGAATTTTTTACCTTCTCATTTCTGAGAGTATAAATGAAGGGGTTTAACCAAGGGGTCACAACAGTATAAAAACTGGACACCAGTTTGTCACCTGCAAATTGCACTGGTGGTCTCATGTAAATGAAGACAAGGGGGCCAAAAAATAAAGTGACAACCAGGAGGTGGGAGGCACAAGTCGAGAAAGCTTTCTGCCTTCCCTCAGCTGAGCGGATTTTTAAGACAGTGGAGATGATGTGTGCATAAGATATAAAAACCACCAAGAATGAACCAAGGGTTAAGATTCCGCTGTTGATCATATCTGTGATTTCACTGATAAATGAACTAGAACAAGCCAACATAGATAAGGGACGAGCATCACAAAAGAAATGATTTATCTCATTGGGGCCACAAAAGGGCAGCTGGGTCACTGGAATTGACTGGCCAAATCCATGAATAAAACCACCTACCCATGTAAAAAGAACCAGCAGGAGACAGGCACGTCTGTTCATTATAGTGTTATAACGTAAAGGATTGCAGATGGCAACATAGCGGTCATAAGCCATGAGGACTAGGTGAAGGCATTCCGCACCCtctaagaaatgaaagaaaaacacttGAGCAATGCACTCACTGAAAGAGATGGTTTTGCTCTGCTTGACAAAGTTAGCAAGAAATTTAGGAACTACAACTGTTGTAACGCCCACATCTAAGACGGACAGGTTGCAGAGGAAGAAGTACATGGGAGTGTGAAGCTGAGAGTCCACATAGATGGTCACCACGATGAGAAGATTCCCGGCTATAGTGATCAGGTACATCACTAAAAACAGCACAAAGAATATTATCTGTAAGTCTGGATTGCTATACATTCCTTTCAGAGTAAAGTGTGTGACTCT
This region includes:
- the LOC117350479 gene encoding olfactory receptor 4E2-like, coding for MEFKNETRVTHFTLKGMYSNPDLQIIFFVLFLVMYLITIAGNLLIVVTIYVDSQLHTPMYFFLCNLSVLDVGVTTVVVPKFLANFVKQSKTISFSECIAQVFFFHFLEGAECLHLVLMAYDRYVAICNPLRYNTIMNRRACLLLVLFTWVGGFIHGFGQSIPVTQLPFCGPNEINHFFCDARPLSMLACSSSFISEITDMINSGILTLGSFLVVFISYAHIISTVLKIRSAEGRQKAFSTCASHLLVVTLFFGPLVFIYMRPPVQFAGDKLVSSFYTVVTPWLNPFIYTLRNEKVKNSMKKLGGRKVSLFNLQRS